The genomic region GATTCCTAGTCACTCTCTGGGATGGCGTAATAGCGCGATCGTTGTCCACATCGACGCTGAGAAGACGTGTGCGAGGGCGCTCAGGTACAGCCCGAGCGAGGCGAACGTCCCCGAGAAGATAAATAAGATCATCCCAGTCGGAACGCTCGTTGAACGCGGCACCGTCGACTCAGGATTGATAATCGTCGGCGTGAGCAATAGCGCCATCGTAAACCCACCGAGTGTGAATACGATGTCCTGCCAAATCATGGCAGATATTGCCGGAGATTGTATATAGTTGTGGCGGTCTCCCGAGAGACTAGCTTACTTGGCCGTTTGAACCCCTCCTTGGCTCAGAGAGACAGGGAGCTATCCGTCTCAGTAACGGGGTTTCAACAGAGCGAAATCTGTGTGTTTGTAACGACCGAACCCCAGTAGACAGCGTAGGGACGCTCCTGAAAAAAGAGCAGCAGTTAGTCAGCGCTACCATCAGTTGCCGGCAGTGTAAACGAGAATTCCGTCCCATCCCCGGGTTCGGATTCAACCCAGATGTCGCCGCCGTGGCGCTCGACGATCCGCTCGCAGAGCGCCAGACCGATGCCGGTTCCCTTCCGTTCTGTTGTGCCGTGTAGTCGCTGGAATACCTCGAAGATTCGGTCCTGATCGCCAGCGTCAATCCCAATTCCGTCGTCACGAACTGAGATGACCCATTTTGTGCCGCGTCGCTGTGCAGTCAGGTGAATGAGTGGTCGACCATCACCGCTATACTCGATAGCGTTGTCCACCAAATTCTGAAACACCTGTCGCAGCTGGTCGGGGTCGCCCTTGACGCGGGGAAGTGAGTCTGTCGTGATTTGGGCATCGCTGTCCTCAATTTTCACCTGGAGGTCATTGTAGACATCTTCGACCACGTCATTCAACTCAATCGGTTCCAGCTGGTGGCCTTGTGTTTCGACGCGTGAATACTGAAGCAAGCCGTCGATCATCGTACGCATTCGGTCTGCCCCATCAACAGCGAAGTCTAGGAATTCTTGCCCTTCCTCGTCAAAGTCGTCCTCGTATCGACTTTCGAGCAGCCGAAGATACGAGGAGACCATCCGTAAGGGTTCTTGGAGGTCGTGGGAAGCCGCATATGCGAATTGCTCTAATCGCTCATTGGACGCTTCGAGGTCGGCAACCAACTGCTCGAGTTCCCGTTGATACTGGTGGCGCTCAATTGCCTCTGCAAGGACGTTCGCAACGCTCTGGACGAACGAGACGTCCTCGTCCGAGAACTCCCGACGATCAGTGTCGTGTACACCGAGGATTCCCCATGGCCCGCCGAAGGGGCCGATGATCGTGCTAACCCCACTCAAGACGTTGTGAGACGTCAGTAGGTCCGGTCCGCTGAATCGGCTCTCAGTAGAGAGGTCAGAGACAACTACCGGCTCTTCGGATCGCAGCGTGTAGCCAGCTTGAGAGTCGTCCTCGTCTGCGCCGACGGTTGCGTTCCCGGCGATGCCGTCGTCCCAGCCGACACCCTGTCGAAGTAACAACTCGCGATCATCAGAATCAAGGTCAAGTACCTTGCAGTACTCGGCGTCTAATACTTCGGCCACTAGGCAGGTCGCTTCCTGCATGAGGTCGTCAAGATCATCAGTTTCGAGTGCAGTTTGGCCGAGATCGGCGACGGTCTGTTGTTGGGTAGCCCGGTGTGACAACTCACTCTCGCGTTTTTTCCGATCAGTCACGTCTCGTCCGACCCCGACTAGCACTGTCTCTCCGTCAGGGTTTTCGATCGTTGAGGCAGCGAACTCGTACGGAATGTGCGCCCCACCTTTGGTACACAGTTGCGCTTCAACCTGCGTGTTCCCCATTTCAAATCCCTCCTCAACTGCGTTCGCAATCGTCTGCTGAGATGGCTCGTCGAAAAAGTCCTGTGCAGACATTGATGCGATTTCCACATCGGAATAGCCCGAGACTTCACACAGCGTCTCGTTCCATCGCTGAAGGCTGCCGCTCACGTCAAGCACGTAGAAGAGATCGTCGATGCCGTTCAGCATGTCGTTAGTGTATTTCTGATACCGTTCGAGTCGGTAGTTTGCCTGTTCGAGTCGATCCACCGTGTCTTCGAGCTCGATCTGTGTCTGGCGGAGAACGTCGTTACGCGCTTGGAGTTCATGGGCCCGTGTCTTTGCCCGGCTGTCGTGAACGCCCACGGCAAAGCCCGCAACACTGGCGAGCCCTGTGAGGATCGGCGGAGCCTGTGTGGAAACGCTCTCTCCAGGTTGGAGATGATACACGACGAGGAGGGTAGCCATGAGACTGAATCCGGCGAGACACCAGCTGACGATACCGGGATAGTATTCAGGGGCGATATCGGTCCGTGAGAGTCGATATGCTCCGAAAACAAGGACGAGGCCCGGACCAGCAATCAATAGGCAGATAAGAAGGGTATTTACCACTGGTACGCCCTGGCCAGTCTCGGAAAAGAGCCATCCTGCACCAAACACAATGTATAGACCGCCGAGAACGCCGAGAGCGCGCCTGGGGCCAACTGTAGACACGAGGCGCTTCCAAGAGAACACTTTATGTTCGTAAGGCAGATAGCCGCCTTGGGCTTTACGATGACCATTGCCAATTCTCACTGGAGACGCAGCAGTAGGTATAGGATAGACTGATGCTCTTGAACGATGGTTAGTTCTTTCAGCCGGTCAAGTGCCCGATCGACAGGCCGATCTGGAAGACCAGTTTGCTGGTGAAAATCATCGCGAATAATTGAGCCACCGTACATGAGGGTGTGCTGGTGGGCGATTCTGGGGACGTTGTACTCTGTGCCTCACTCAGTTCCGAAGAAGTAACTTCTATACCTCCCCGGTCTAACCACCAACGTGAGTGTATGAGTCAGTCTTACAATCGCGGTCTCATCGAGGACTTCGGCCGGTGGAAGGAGTTCTCGGCCGGGATGTGGGCGTGGATCTTCCACAAGTTCACCGGGTGGATGCTGATCGGCTACCTGTTTACCCACATCGCGGTGTTGAGCACAGCAATCGGCGCGGCGAGTCAAGGTGATGCGACGATCGCAGCGGGGGAGGACGTCTACACGACGACGATCCAGGGGCTCGAGGGCCTGTTTATCGTCCGCGTGCTCGAGGTCGGCCTGCTGGCGGTCGCCGTCTTCCACATCCTTAACGGAGTCCGGCTGCTGATGATCGACCTCGGCATCGGTCTCGACTCCCAGGACGCGAGCTTCTACGCCTCGCTGATCCTCACCGGGATGATCACCGTCGCGAGCGTTCCGACCTTCCTGCAGGGGGTGGGCTTCTAATGGCAGAGCGTTACTCATCCTTTACGCCCGGCGGAACCGGCTGGCTCCTTCAGCGCATCACGGCGGCATTTCTCGTCGTCGTCCTCGCCTTTCACTTCTTCCAGCTACACTTCGTCAACCACGCCGCAGACGTTACGTTCGCGGGCACCCAAGCCCGGATGGACCACGTCGGCTACTTCCTGGCCATGGTGTTGTTCCTGGTCACGGCCGCGTTCCACGGTATCAACGGCGTCTACAACGCGCTCGTAAATCAGGGGCTGTCGGGTACGCCCAAGAAGGTCATGCTGGTCGTACTCACCGTCGCTGGCGTCGCGCTCGTCGCACAGGGAACGTACGTCGCGCTGGTCATGGCGGGGTGGATCTAACATGAGCACGCAACAACAGAAACCACAGAGTCAGGAGGCACCGGAAGACCCCGAGATGAAAGGGGCCGAGTCGCCCCAGCAGGAGCGACTCGACAAAAAGGCCGAGCGGGCGAAGAGCCGCGAGGAGACCGCAGACGAATCCGAGACAGAGGGGGAGACGGTTCACCTGAAGGTGTTCCGGTACGACCCCGAAGTGGAGGCCAAACAGGAGCCACGCTTCGACGAGTTCCACGTCCCCTTCTCGAAGGGGATGACCGTTCTCGACGCGCTGATCTACGCGCGAGACGAGTTCGACTCCTCGCTTACGTTCCGACACTCCTGTCGGCAGGCGATCTGTGGCTCGGACGCCTTCTTCGTCAACGGCTCCCAGCGCCTGGGCTGTAAGACCCAGATCTCCGAGCTCGACCAGCCGGTGCGAGTCGAGCCGCTTCCCCACCAGGACGTCGTCAAGGACCTGGTCGTCGATATGGACCACTTCTACGAGCAGATGCACGCCGTCGAGCCGTACTTCCAGAGCGAGGAGACGCCCGACGCGAGCGAGCTCGAAGAGCAGCGCCAGTCCAGGGAGAACCGCGAGAAGGTCAAGATGTCGACGCGGTGTATCTGGTGTGGCGCCTGCATGTCGAGCTGTAACATCGCCGCAGGGGACAACCAATACCTCGGACCGGCGGCGATCAACAAGGCCTACCGGTTCGCGATGGACGATCGGGAGGAAGCAGAGATCAAAGAGCACCGACTCCGCATCATCGAGCAGGAACACGGCGTCTGGCGGTGTCAGACCCAGTTCTCCTGTACCGAGGTGTGTCCGAAGGACATCCCCCTCACCGAGCACATTCAGGAGCTCAAGCGTGAGGCAGTGAAGAAGAACCTGAAGTTCTGGTAACCATGTACGAACACGACGTTATCGTGGTCGGCGCCGGCGGCGCCGGCCTCCGAGCCGCGATCGCAGCCCACGAGGCGGGAGCCGACGTGGCGATGGTGACGAAGCTCCACCCCGTCCGCAGCCACACCGGCGCGGCCGAGGGCGGCATCAACGCCGCGCTGCGCGAGGGCGACGACTGGGAACTGCACGCCTACGACACGATGAAGGGATCGGACTACCTCGGCGACGCGCCGGCCATCGAGACGCTGGCCCAGGACGCGCCCGAGGACACGATCACCTTAGAACACTGGGGGATGCCGTTCTCCCGCGAAGAGGACGGCCGCGTCTCCCAGCGACCGTTCGGCGGGCTTTCCTACCCGCGAACGACCTACGCTGGGGCCGAGACGGGCCACCACCTGCTGCACGTAATGTACGAGCAGGTCGTCAAACGAGGCATCCAGGTCTACGACGAGTGGTACGTGATGAATCTCGCGACCAGCGACGAACCCGACCCCAACGACCGGAGCTGTCACGGCGTCGTCGCCTACGACGTCCAGAGCGGCCAGATTCAGGGCTTCAAGGCGAATCAGGGCGTCATCCTCGCGACTGGCGGTCCCGGGCAGGCGTTCGACCACACCACCAACGCCGTCTCCTGTACCGGCGACGGGCAGGCGATGGCCTACCGCGCGGGCGTTCCGTTGGAGGACATGGAGTTCATCCAGTTCCACCCGACGACGCTGCCGAGTACGGGCGTCCTCATCTCCGAGGGGGTCCGGGGTGAGGGTGGTATCCTCTACAACGAGGAGGGCGAGCGGTTCATGTTCGAACATGGCTACGCGAAAAACGACGGCGAGCTCGCCTCCCGTGACGTCGTCTCCCGGGCCGAACTCACTGAGGTCAACGAGGGTCGCGGCGTCGAGGACGAGTACGTTCACCTCGACATGCGCCACCTCGGAGCCGACCGCATTCTCGACCGACTCGAAAACATCCTCCACCTCGCGGAGGACTTCGAGGGCGTCGACGGGCTCGTCGAGCCGATGCCGGTCAAGCCCGGCCAGCACTACGCGATGGGCGGCATCGAGACCGACGAGAACGGCGAGACGTGTATCTCCGGACTCTACGCCGCGGGCGAGTGTGCCTGCGTCTCCGTCCACGGCGCCAACCGACTGGGCGGCAACGCCCTCCCCGAACTCGTCGTCTTCGGCAAGCGCGCGGGCTACCACGCCGCGGGCGGCGATCTTGGCCCTGCCGAGATCGAAACCGGCTACGGTCCCGGCGTCGAGGACGAAAACTACGACCTACCGATCACACCCGGCGAGGCCGGCCTCGACCCCGCAGACGGCAGCATCGCCGCCGACGGCGGGCAGGTCGCCGACGCGGAGGGAGCGCTCGAACGCGCCGTCGAACGCGAACGCGAGCGCGTCGATCAGCTGATGGAGAAAGACGACGGCGTCCAGCACGCCGAGATTCGCTCGAAGCTCCAACGGGCGATGACCGACTACGTCAATGTCTTCCGGACCGAGGAGGGCGTCACGAACGCCTTAGAGATCATCCGCGAGTGTCGCGAGGAGTACCGCGACGTCTACGTCGACGATCCCTCGCGGACGTTCAACACTGACCTCCAGATGACCTACGAGACGCGCAACCTGATCGACGTCGCCGAGACGATCGCGCTGGGTGCGCTCGTCAGAAACGAGTTCCGCGGCGCTCACTGGCGCCAGGAGAATCAGACCCGCGACGACGAGAACTGGCTCAAGCACACGCTCATCTCCTGGAACGGCGGGAAGCCGTCGATCTTCTACCGGCCCGTCATCTTAGAGGGTGAGGAGAAGACGTACGAGCCGAAAGTTCGCAGCTACTGAGCTGGCGCTTTAGTCGGACAGATCCGTTTTCTACCCACGGTCTCTACTCGCGCCCACACGCTCTCGCGAGCGTGCTCGGTGACGACCGTCTCGACTGGAGTACCCTCCTGACGCACCGCTACCGTATTGTCGACCGTCAGATCGTGGTATTGAGTCACAACGACAATTGTTACAACGGACGTTTCGACTCCAGAGTCGGTGTTGACGCCGAATCGGTCGGTCATCGCCTATCGACCGGCCATCTGATCCCCCCTACTGGTGCCCGACACTGGTCGATTTTCGACGATCGTTGTAGGACGGGTTTATTATCGTCGAAACACACAGGAGGATGTATGAGCGCGACGCAGGAACTCGACGTGTCGGTCCCGACGGACATCGAGTCCGCGCGAGGGAAACTGGTGTACCTCTACCTCGCGACCGCGGGGACCGCGACGGTTGATTCGCTTCACGACGACCTCGGCATCTCCAAGGGCACGGCTCTCTCGATCACCGGCGCACTCCGCGAACGAGGGCATCTCCGACGCACGAACGGGCGGTACGAACTGGCCTGCTAGCGGGCCGGTTGGCGACTTAGAGTTCGATACGCTCGACCAGTTGTTCCTCGTCCTCGTTTGTGTTTACGGCGACGATCCGAATCTCATCTTCGAGTCTCGATCCCTGTACCTTCGGCTTTAGCAAGTTATCGACCTGGTAGACACCCGCGGCGTTGGTCATCGCGATTTCGACCATCACTGGCGCCGTCTCTCCCTCACGAAGTGTGACACGCTTGATCGCCTGGCTCGAGAGCGTGTTGATTCCGCGCCCGCCGTGTTCGTACGGGATCCGCGAGCGACCCCGTTCCATGTCTAAGGCGTCGGCCACCCGGATGAGTCCCGCCTCGGTGGTGAGTGGCGTCTCCGCCCGGTGGTGACAGAGGATGGCGTGGAGAATCTCCCCTTTCATCCGAACCGTCTCCGAAAGGTCGTAGAACTCGGGGAGCAGCCGGTCCAAAATGTCCGCTGCGAGCGGAATCGAGTAGTAGGCGTGCTCGTCTCGATGGACGACGTGTCCGATGTCGTGTAGCGTCGCGGCCAGGCAGATGATGACCGACTCGTCGGCCTCCTCGAGTCCCTGCTGGCGTGCGCCGTTGAAGTCGACGTCGCTGGCCTTCAACAGATCGTACAGACACAGCGCCCGGTTGCGGACGATCTCGATGTGTTTGGTGCCGTGGTCGTTGTACTGCATCCGATCGACCGCGTTGATATTTTGGGCTTCGAGGTACGTCTCGATCTCGGCGTCTGACTGAATCGTCTCCAAAACGGCGTGAAGCTTCTCGTCGGGGAAGTTGTGGTTCGCGTCGGGGTCGTAGACACGCTGGGGATCTGTGTCGATAGGCGATTCGTTCATAGGTGATGGTCAGTCGGGAACTAAAAAAAGCCCTGCGACAAGAACGGAACGACCGGGAGTTACGCTGCTGCTTCGACTGCTTGCTCGACTTCGTCGTAGTCGGGTTCGACGCCGGGGTCGTCGCTAACCCACGCGTACGTAATCTCGCCGTCGCCGTCGACGACGAAGACGGATCGCTTGGCGACGCCGTACACTCCGAGGTCGTCGAAGTCCATCTCGATGTCGTAGGCGTCGATGACCTCCTTGTTCAGGTCGCTGATGAGGCCGAACTCGAGATCGTTCTGCTCGCGGAACTCGTTTAGCGTAAACGGCGAGTCACGGCTGATTCCGTAGACAGTTGCGTCGAGAGCCTCGAACGCGCTGAGTCGATCCTGGAACGTACACATCTCGGTCGTGCAGACGCCGGTGAACGCGCCAGGGAAAAAGGCGAGCACGATCGGTGCGTCGCCGTCGACGCGTTCGTCGAGACTAAACGAGTCGACGTCGCCGTTTGCAAGCGGTGCGGTGAACGCTGGTGCTGAGTCGCCGGTGGTCGGCATGTGCGTCCCTTCTTGCGCGGCGGGAAAGACAGTTTCGTTCGCGGAGGGAATGGCACAGAGTGACAGGTGGGTGGGAAGTGGTCGTCGATAGAGCGCGCCACCTAGAGAGGTATACCTATCACGCTCGATCGAGTGGCGAGTAGTCCCTGCTTTTGGTCGAATTCGACCGGTAGCGGGCCGCTCCGTGACACACTCCGCCCATGACCATTGACTCGACGCTAGCTAAGTGGTCCAAAAAGGTTATAATTGCCAGCGGGTAAGCCACGCATAGAGATGGTAGCCGAAATCGCACCGCTGTTCATCCCTGGTGCACCCGGGGGTCCGGAACTGCTGATCATCCTCTTCATCGCCATTCTGTTGTTCGGGGCAAATAAGATCCCGAAGCTGGCTCGGTCGACCGGTGAGGCCATGGGCGAGTTCCAGAAGGGTCGTGAGAAGGTCGAAACAGAACTTGAAGAGATGCGTGAGACGGGAGACTTCGACGAGGACGACGAGACCGACTTCGTCGACACCGAGCCCGTCAGCGCTGAGAACGAGACGGTCACCGACGCCGAGACGGAGACCGAGACGAACTAACACCTTTTTCGGGTGGGGCGTGTGGCCTAGCGGAGAGGGCAGAAGGTTCCTAACCTTCTGATCGCGGGTTCGAATCCCGTCACGCCCGTGCAGCGAGCCACGTAGTGGCGAGCGAACCGGCATGACGGGATTCCTGAATCCTACCAGTCGCGCGCAGCGAAGCGAGCACGTCTGGGTTCGGTTCGAATCCCGTCACGCCCGCTCACTTCGTTCGCGAGCGTGACGTAGCTCGCGAACGCGTTGCGTTCGCTCACTCCCGTCACGCCCGTAATCTGTCGCGAGCAGCTGCTACGGCACTACGGGATTGCTGCACGCTACAGCCATCAGGTGTAACGACGACCGCCTCAGAGCCGTGAGATCGGGCTCGACTTTTTCAACGATCACGCGGCCAACCAGCGTAATGGCCAGCAACGACGTTCCGTCGACCGAGAGCCGACTCTCGGCTGCCGTCGGAACCGCACAGACCCTCGGAGACCACCTCGACGCGCGGACCGTCGACGTGGACCCGAACGTCGACGAGGACGCCTTCTTTTCGACCGCCGACGGAATGCAGACGGTCGTCGGACGGGACGATCTCGAGCGGTGCATCCCGCCAGCCAAGAAGGACTCGTTTCGAGAGATCGACCGCTACTGGGTCAACAAACCCTACGCATTCGTCGTTCTGTTCGACGCAGAAACTGCCCACGAAACCCGCTACTACGTCGTCGAACCGCACCTCGACGCCGTCGAATCGGAGCTACGAACGCGTCTCTCACGGACGCTTTCGGAGACGATCCCGTATGGCGAGGCTCACATCCGGGACGCAGACGGTTTCGAAGCGCGTGCGGCCGTCGTCGAGGCAGCACTGGAGACGCTGATACGGCGGTACGGACTCCGCGAGCGAGAGCGCAGAAACGAAGCTGCCGGCCTGCTCGAGCGGCTTCGGTCCAGGCTACCGAACGTAGCGCCATCACTTCCGACAGATCGCGGCCTGCGTTCGAACGTAGATCGCACGGCAGCCACGCTCACCGAGCGCCAGATCCGAAAGCTTCGGTACTATCTCATTCGCGATATCGTCGGCTACGATCGTATCGATCCGATCATGCGCGACGAGAACGTCGAGGATATCTCCTGTGACGGCTACGGTGAGCCGGTTTTCGTTTACCACACGGCATGCGAGCAGATCGTCTCGAACGTGACTCACGGGACGGACGATCTCGACGACTTCGTCGTTTCACTCGCACAACGGTCGGGTAACGGAATCAGCAAGCGCGTTCCACAGGTGGATGCGACGCTTCCCGACGGCTCTCGAGCACAGCTCACGCTCGGGACCGACGTCGCAGACCACGGCACGAACTACACTATTCGGCAGTTCACCGACGTCCCGTTTACACCGATCGATCTCATCAACTGGCGTACATTCAGTCTCGATCAGATGGCCGTCCTCTGGCTGGCGATCGAGAACGGGCGCAGTCTGTTGCTGGCCGGCGGAACCGCCTCGGGGAAGACGACGAGCTTGAACGCCATCTCGTTGTTCATCCCCTCGAGCGCGAAAATCGTCTCGATCGAAGACACCCGTGAGGTCGAACTCCCACAACGAAACTGGATTGCAAGCGTCACTCGCCCATCGTTTGCAACCGACGAGCGTGGAGATATCGACGAGTTCGACCTGCTCGAGGCCGCCCTCCGACAGCGCCCGGAGTACCTCGTGATGGGCGAGACGCGAGGTGAAGAGGGTCGGACGTTGTTTCAGGTCACCTCGACCGGCCACACGACGCTGACGACATTTCACGCCGACTCCGTCGACGAGGTACTAAAGCGCTTTACCACGGCACCGATCGACGTTCCGAAGTCGATGTTCGCCACACTCGATCTGGTCTCGGTGCAGACCCAGACAGATCTCGACGGACGGACCGTTCGCCGGAACCGCTCGCTCACCGAAATCAACCACTACGATCCCGAACACGACGAGATCAACGTTCGTGATCTCTACCGCTGGCAGCCAGAGACCGACGACTTTCGCGAGATTCGAGGATCGAATACGCTCGCCTCGATCCGCGATGACCGTGGCTGGAGCCAGAAGTGCCTCGAACGAGAGCTGTTCAAACGCCGGGTGGTACTCGCATACCTCGTCGCGAACGGCTACCGTCGGTACGCAGAAGTCGCGACCACCATTCAGGCGTTTATGGCCGACTCGGAGACGATCCTCTCACTGCTCGCAGCGGGGACGCTCGGACGTCGATTTGCCGATCTGCGGACGATGGAGAGCATCTCGATCAGGGGTGGCCAGGAATCTTCGTCACTCGATTCGCGTCCTATTCCCGGTGACCGCGCCGTGGCCCGCGCCACCGAGATTCTCACGCAGGCCGATCGGTCGCTGTTCCCCCAGTACCGGACGCAGAGGAGCTGATGGGTCCCCAATGGACTCCACTCGATGACGGGGCTGAAGCGCGCTCACGAGCGGCGATTGCTCTCGGTGACGTGTGCTATCCCCTCGTCGACCGAGTACTCGATGACGAGGCGCGGCTGACTGTCAGTGTTGAGACCGTACTCGCACAGGCGCGAATTCCCACGCCCGCCAAACACTATCTCGCGACGGCACTCGGCACTGCTCTTCTCTCCGCGATCGTATGTGGGCTTCTGGGGACGTGTCTCGGATACACGCTGGCCTCGACTGAGATCCGTCCAGGGTGGGTAGACTCCATCGTCGTTCCCGTTGGAAGAGCGTTTGCGGTATCCACGCTACTCGGCGCCACAGGATCGATACTCCTGTTCGGTCTGCTGTCCGGGATACTCGGGTTCGCTTTTGGGGGTACTGTTCCCATCGCTATTCCAGTCCTCCGAGCGAGGCGGCGAAAACGTGCTATCGATCTGTTGCTGGCTGACTCGGTTTCCTTTCTGTACGCCCTCTCGACCGGTTCGCTCGACCACCTCGAACTGTTCGAGGCGATCGCTGGCGCGGAGGACGCCTACGGTGAGGTCGCCGCCGAGTTTCGCACTCTGTTGCTCGAAACGCGGTACACTGACGCCGATTATCGGACAGCAATTGCGAACCGAGCGGCGGTCACACCCAGTGACGACTTCTCGAAGTTCCTAACCGACTTGCTCTCGACGATCGATAGCGGCGGCGACATTGAGCGATTTCTGGCAGACGAGACCGAACGCTACAGTCGAACTGCGAGACGCCGTCAGGAGCGAATCCTGGATTCACTCGACCTCGTGGGAGAGCTGTATCTAACCGTCTCACTGTTCCCGCTGTTCTTTCTCGTCATTATCGTCGTCGGCCAGCTGATTCCCGGTAGCGGTGTCCAGACTGAACTGCTCTATCTGGCTGTATACGGGCTCACGCCGCTTGTTGGGATCGCGTTTCTCGTCCTCGTTTCGGCGGTGACGCCCGACGAACCAGGTGACGGATTCCTGTACCAGGACAGAGAAGTCGGGTCACCCACTGGCGGGTGGCGCCGACGGCAGGGTCCCAGCCACGCTGAATCGTCGTTTCCAGACACCGAGATATTCGACCGAATTCGGCGCCGGGAGAGGATGCACCGACGCAAACGGCTGCTGGCTCGGCCACACCGTTTCGTTCTCGATCGACCGCTATCCACGCTCGTCGTGACTGTCCCGGCGTCGGTCGTACTCCTCGCATTCGCGGTCGCTCTCGGGTTCACACCGCGGTCGCTCTCTGGGCTCGTAGCCGAGCCGGTTCGGGGAACGGCCGTGTACGTGTATACACCGCTCTATCTCATCCTCGTTCCGCTCGCAACCGTCTACGAGTGGAACGCTTGGCGCCGAAACGCAGTCACTGCCACACTGTCGACGGTCCTTCGGAACCTCTCGAGTGCAAACGAGACGGGGCTCACGTTCCTCGAGTCACTCCGGACCGTCTCGACACTGGAACGTGGCTTGCTCGCCCGCGAGCTCGACGTCGTAACCACGAAGGTCGCGTACGGAACCAGTCTCCGCCCCGCCCTTGTACAGTTCGCAAACACGTACCAGACACCGCGTCTCGCAAGAACCGTCCGGCTTCTGGGTCACGCACAGGAAGCCTCGAACAATCTCTCTGCCGTACTCCAGACCGCAGCACAGACGAGCGAGCGCCACGAGACGCTCGAACGGGACCGTGTCGCTCGCGCCCGAACGCAAATCGTCATCGTCTCTCTGACGTTCCTGACGGCTCTCGTCGTCTTCGCGATCCTCCAGACACAGTTTTTAGAGACGATGGGTGAGTTGGACCTCACACCCAACTCGACGGGTGCAGATCCCGATTCTCCGCTTGACGTAGATCGGCTTTCGTTGCTGTTTTTCCATACGTTGACCGTACAGGCGTTCGTCTCCGGGCTCATCTGTGGCTATCTCCGGGATGGCTGTCTCGCAAGCGGTCTCAAGTACGTTCTGTGTTTGGCCACCGTAGCACTCCTCACGTGGTCGGTTATCGCCTGAGGGTGTGGAGCGTCGACTCGGCATACCGCTGTTTGCGTCCAATCGACCCTGACTCGATAGCCCGACGTCTACGGTTCCCCTTCGACCGAAACGTCCAGCCGAACTGTCGGAACGTAGACCGCGCCCGTAACGGCCACACAGCGCAGTGTGTCGCGGTTTGTCGTCTGTTGTTGACATGTGGCGTTCGATTCACTGGACTCGATGTAGTTGGCCCACAGATCAGCTCGGTCGGACCGTGTCTGTATCCGAATTTCGACCGCGTAGGTCTCCTCACCGTCCCACCGAAGCTGGCGTGACGAGGCTCGCTTGGTAGTGATTTCGCTTACCGTTGTGGCGTCCATCCAGGTCGTGTTCGTGCCTGTGGTTTCGATGAGGGGAATCATCGAGAACTCCGTGCTAACCCGTAATCTCGGTTCTCGGAGCCACTCGTTGCCAGCACCTCCTTCGCGGGAGACGGCGCCGTTTGCGTAGACAACTGCCGACTCGGCATTGGTGCCGCCAGATTCGGTCGGTGGTGTCGCTCCTGGGGGGATGTACGTGACCGGGTCGATCGTTCCGGTGTAGCTGTCTCCCGTAGCAAACGT from Halobacteria archaeon AArc-dxtr1 harbors:
- a CDS encoding helix-turn-helix domain-containing protein; this translates as MSATQELDVSVPTDIESARGKLVYLYLATAGTATVDSLHDDLGISKGTALSITGALRERGHLRRTNGRYELAC
- a CDS encoding HD domain-containing protein, encoding MNESPIDTDPQRVYDPDANHNFPDEKLHAVLETIQSDAEIETYLEAQNINAVDRMQYNDHGTKHIEIVRNRALCLYDLLKASDVDFNGARQQGLEEADESVIICLAATLHDIGHVVHRDEHAYYSIPLAADILDRLLPEFYDLSETVRMKGEILHAILCHHRAETPLTTEAGLIRVADALDMERGRSRIPYEHGGRGINTLSSQAIKRVTLREGETAPVMVEIAMTNAAGVYQVDNLLKPKVQGSRLEDEIRIVAVNTNEDEEQLVERIEL
- a CDS encoding redoxin domain-containing protein, which produces MPTTGDSAPAFTAPLANGDVDSFSLDERVDGDAPIVLAFFPGAFTGVCTTEMCTFQDRLSAFEALDATVYGISRDSPFTLNEFREQNDLEFGLISDLNKEVIDAYDIEMDFDDLGVYGVAKRSVFVVDGDGEITYAWVSDDPGVEPDYDEVEQAVEAAA
- a CDS encoding twin-arginine translocase TatA/TatE family subunit, which encodes MVAEIAPLFIPGAPGGPELLIILFIAILLFGANKIPKLARSTGEAMGEFQKGREKVETELEEMRETGDFDEDDETDFVDTEPVSAENETVTDAETETETN
- a CDS encoding type II secretion system F family protein, translating into MLADSVSFLYALSTGSLDHLELFEAIAGAEDAYGEVAAEFRTLLLETRYTDADYRTAIANRAAVTPSDDFSKFLTDLLSTIDSGGDIERFLADETERYSRTARRRQERILDSLDLVGELYLTVSLFPLFFLVIIVVGQLIPGSGVQTELLYLAVYGLTPLVGIAFLVLVSAVTPDEPGDGFLYQDREVGSPTGGWRRRQGPSHAESSFPDTEIFDRIRRRERMHRRKRLLARPHRFVLDRPLSTLVVTVPASVVLLAFAVALGFTPRSLSGLVAEPVRGTAVYVYTPLYLILVPLATVYEWNAWRRNAVTATLSTVLRNLSSANETGLTFLESLRTVSTLERGLLARELDVVTTKVAYGTSLRPALVQFANTYQTPRLARTVRLLGHAQEASNNLSAVLQTAAQTSERHETLERDRVARARTQIVIVSLTFLTALVVFAILQTQFLETMGELDLTPNSTGADPDSPLDVDRLSLLFFHTLTVQAFVSGLICGYLRDGCLASGLKYVLCLATVALLTWSVIA